Proteins encoded in a region of the Roseateles sp. SL47 genome:
- a CDS encoding alpha/beta hydrolase: protein MTSRRHLLATALAPVLGFSARGEAIPPSPQPSGELPPSTGPYALPNSFVHLLPDPQTGRRYEVWVDLPPGVRPSSTNSLAAVFVTDAPYAFPLVRALRHRVGQQGRNLADFAVVGLAGPADESAVSMRNRDYTPTDPLSRPSRSARHYGGGPYGGAADYLRYLADVAVPAVSARYGLDPKRRVILGHSYGALFAAQVLLTQPALFSHYILGSPSYWFDDHVLFQREAEHARTHRDLPARVYQYVGGYEAVGQGARYNSETDMVADMRRFQTLLQRRRYRSLHIESHVLAGEDHLTVAPGGATSGLLWALPGRGPYTGG, encoded by the coding sequence ATGACTTCTCGCAGGCATCTGCTGGCTACTGCGCTTGCGCCGGTTCTGGGCTTTTCCGCGCGAGGGGAGGCCATCCCTCCTTCGCCGCAGCCGTCCGGCGAGCTGCCGCCGTCGACCGGCCCCTATGCGCTCCCCAACAGCTTTGTGCATCTGCTGCCAGACCCTCAAACCGGCAGGCGTTATGAAGTCTGGGTGGACTTGCCACCGGGCGTGCGACCTTCTTCCACCAACTCTTTGGCGGCGGTTTTTGTGACGGATGCTCCGTATGCCTTTCCTCTGGTGCGTGCCTTGCGCCATCGGGTCGGGCAGCAAGGGCGCAACCTGGCCGACTTTGCAGTGGTCGGCCTGGCCGGGCCGGCCGACGAATCCGCCGTGTCCATGCGCAATCGTGACTACACGCCCACCGATCCGCTCAGCCGGCCTTCACGGTCCGCGCGCCATTACGGTGGCGGCCCCTATGGCGGTGCAGCGGACTACCTGCGGTATCTGGCGGACGTGGCCGTGCCGGCCGTCTCCGCACGGTATGGGCTGGACCCGAAGCGGCGGGTGATCCTCGGGCATTCCTATGGCGCGCTGTTCGCGGCCCAGGTGCTGCTGACGCAGCCGGCGCTTTTCAGCCACTACATCCTGGGCAGTCCGTCCTACTGGTTCGACGACCACGTCCTGTTCCAGCGGGAGGCCGAGCATGCGCGGACCCATCGGGATCTGCCGGCCCGTGTGTATCAGTATGTCGGTGGGTACGAGGCCGTCGGGCAGGGGGCACGCTACAACAGCGAGACGGACATGGTGGCCGATATGCGTCGATTCCAGACGCTGCTGCAGCGCCGCCGCTATCGCTCGCTGCACATCGAAAGCCATGTGCTGGCGGGCGAAGACCACCTGACGGTGGCGCCGGGGGGCGCCACCTCGGGTTTGCTATGGGCTTTGCCCGGCCGGGGGCCCTACACCGGGGGCTGA
- a CDS encoding PEP-CTERM sorting domain-containing protein, which produces MHCLRSSQRWSWTRLCLSSLLGLASFSGWAQDATMSVSVSATAMAFLQDQQPTPQSLERAGSLYTHAAISGQSGGLTGDAQSTAWGKVGYGYMQLYASGGTQLSGGGPVGEVKTSATARAGLTDSFLITCPACVAGTEATVTFRVLADGGAGADVQMVQDPNDGMGSASFAYASISSSFTMNARDANDPSQAAGSALGLSVLRMEPGGGYYHDRPLWGEWVTARFTLGDPLSFNWWAVADGNAAAGNYTDVGTMNASTVYGANYSAGFYWGGITEVRTASGDLLTGITAFNAAGVNYANALAPPVPEPSATWLMLAGLAGLAVNALLRGRLHRRRGQATAPLQLSCR; this is translated from the coding sequence ATGCACTGCCTCCGATCCTCCCAGCGATGGTCCTGGACACGTCTATGCCTATCGTCTTTGCTGGGGCTCGCCAGCTTCAGTGGATGGGCGCAGGACGCGACGATGTCCGTCTCGGTGTCCGCGACGGCGATGGCGTTCCTTCAGGACCAGCAACCAACGCCTCAATCCTTGGAGCGCGCGGGAAGTCTCTACACCCACGCCGCCATCTCGGGGCAATCCGGCGGTCTGACGGGCGACGCCCAGTCAACCGCCTGGGGCAAGGTGGGATACGGCTACATGCAGCTCTACGCCTCAGGCGGCACGCAGCTCAGCGGCGGCGGGCCGGTGGGCGAAGTGAAGACGTCTGCCACCGCGCGTGCCGGGCTGACCGATAGTTTCCTGATCACCTGCCCGGCCTGCGTGGCCGGCACCGAGGCGACGGTCACCTTCCGCGTGCTGGCCGACGGTGGCGCCGGCGCCGATGTCCAGATGGTGCAGGACCCCAACGACGGCATGGGTTCCGCCTCCTTCGCTTATGCCTCGATCAGCAGCAGCTTCACCATGAATGCGCGGGATGCCAACGACCCGTCCCAGGCGGCTGGCAGTGCGTTGGGGCTGTCCGTCCTGCGCATGGAGCCCGGGGGCGGTTATTACCATGACCGCCCCTTGTGGGGCGAGTGGGTCACGGCACGCTTCACGCTGGGCGACCCCTTGTCCTTCAATTGGTGGGCGGTGGCGGATGGCAACGCCGCGGCTGGCAACTACACCGACGTGGGCACCATGAACGCATCCACGGTTTACGGCGCCAACTACAGCGCCGGTTTCTACTGGGGCGGCATCACCGAGGTGCGCACCGCCAGCGGGGACCTCCTGACCGGCATCACCGCCTTCAACGCCGCCGGAGTGAATTACGCCAATGCGCTGGCGCCTCCGGTGCCGGAGCCCTCTGCGACGTGGCTGATGCTGGCGGGACTGGCGGGACTGGCGGTCAACGCCCTGCTGAGAGGGCGCCTGCACAGGCGGCGCGGCCAAGCGACCGCGCCGCTGCAGCTGTCATGCCGCTAA
- a CDS encoding methyl-accepting chemotaxis protein produces the protein MTVAKRLALGFGATVTLGVAIVAYAAITLNQLNTGINELASNRMVKLAQFNELKDNLQTIGRYARNTVINNDPAFVEGERKKIAELRSKNSAILAELDKSVTLPKGREFLTIINEARPKYNAAMDRAMELGAKGDKAAAGEAINGEVRSLQEVVFKAVDDSADLQQRVADTLAKSSEQRASTGVLLMSALAVLMALIGGGVGWVLARSIRQALGAEPDELSAAVSRVAQGDLSQPLAQRADDTTSVLANLASMQVRLSEVVANVRSNSESVATASAQIAQGNQDLSQRTEQQASALQQTAATMEQLNTTVRHNADNAQQANQLAQGASSVAQQGGEVVSKVVHTMRDISDSSRRISDIIGVIDGIAFQTNILALNAAVEAARAGEQGRGFAVVASEVRALAQRSAEAAKEIKGLIHRSVEQVEQGAGLVDQAGKTMDEIVNSIQRVRDIVGEISTSSSEQSTGISQVGEAVSQMDQVTQQNAALVEESAAAAESLKGQAGQLVQVVEVFKLARQGHGAGMSLAA, from the coding sequence ATGACAGTCGCCAAACGGCTCGCATTGGGGTTTGGCGCCACAGTGACACTGGGCGTCGCCATCGTGGCCTACGCCGCGATCACGCTCAATCAGCTCAACACCGGTATCAATGAGCTGGCCAGCAACCGAATGGTGAAGCTGGCGCAGTTCAATGAGCTCAAGGACAACCTTCAGACCATTGGCCGGTATGCACGCAACACCGTGATCAACAACGACCCCGCCTTTGTGGAGGGCGAGCGCAAGAAGATTGCCGAACTGCGCAGCAAGAACTCCGCCATCCTGGCGGAACTGGACAAGAGTGTCACCCTGCCCAAAGGCCGTGAGTTCCTGACCATCATCAACGAGGCTCGGCCCAAATACAACGCGGCCATGGACCGTGCCATGGAGCTGGGTGCCAAGGGCGACAAAGCTGCGGCGGGCGAAGCCATCAATGGCGAAGTGCGGAGCTTGCAGGAGGTCGTGTTCAAGGCCGTTGACGACTCGGCGGACCTCCAGCAGCGCGTGGCCGACACCCTCGCGAAGTCCAGCGAGCAGCGCGCCTCCACCGGGGTGCTGCTGATGTCGGCACTGGCGGTGCTGATGGCGCTGATTGGTGGTGGGGTGGGGTGGGTACTGGCCCGCAGCATTCGCCAGGCGCTGGGGGCGGAGCCGGATGAACTGTCGGCGGCCGTGTCGCGTGTGGCCCAGGGCGACCTCAGCCAGCCGCTGGCGCAGCGTGCGGACGACACCACCAGTGTGCTGGCCAATCTGGCGAGCATGCAGGTCCGGCTGTCGGAGGTGGTGGCCAATGTGCGGTCCAATTCCGAAAGCGTGGCCACCGCCAGTGCGCAGATTGCGCAGGGCAATCAGGACCTGAGCCAGCGCACCGAACAGCAAGCCAGTGCGCTGCAGCAGACGGCAGCCACGATGGAGCAGCTCAACACCACCGTGCGTCACAACGCCGACAACGCCCAGCAGGCCAACCAGCTGGCTCAAGGGGCCTCCTCGGTGGCGCAGCAAGGTGGTGAAGTGGTGAGCAAGGTGGTGCACACCATGCGCGACATCAGCGACAGTAGCCGCAGGATCAGCGACATCATCGGGGTGATCGACGGCATCGCCTTCCAGACCAATATCCTCGCGCTCAATGCCGCCGTGGAAGCGGCGCGTGCCGGCGAGCAGGGCCGTGGTTTTGCTGTGGTGGCGTCCGAAGTGCGCGCCCTGGCTCAGCGCAGCGCGGAAGCGGCCAAGGAGATCAAGGGTCTGATCCACCGCAGCGTGGAGCAGGTGGAGCAGGGCGCCGGGCTGGTGGATCAGGCCGGCAAGACCATGGATGAAATTGTGAACTCCATCCAGCGGGTGCGGGACATCGTGGGCGAAATCAGCACCTCCAGCTCGGAGCAGAGCACCGGGATTTCCCAGGTGGGTGAAGCCGTTAGCCAGATGGACCAGGTCACCCAGCAGAACGCGGCCCTGGTGGAAGAGAGCGCGGCCGCCGCCGAAAGCCTGAAGGGTCAGGCCGGGCAACTGGTGCAGGTGGTGGAGGTGTTCAAGCTGGCCCGACAAGGCCATGGCGCGGGCATGTCCTTAGCGGCATGA
- a CDS encoding S-layer protein has protein sequence MPARSLRFRLAAVSFASLLALAACGGSSNGDTPEQGAWTTGDLHVHTVQSDDSRTTQTLDFVLGKAFTTYGLDWMAVTNHLRSSKYDNNGNLLAAPVAFAYGMEAYEMPRIKALQAGGTYDKKLIFSGFEWDAPAHDHIGIGIFEGSTSLSSSVSAVKEFQYVFTTGDESLFKAEDVTRWKAKYPQRANSTAADTIKGITWLKDNYPDTSYALINHPSRNPGKYTIADFRQLNDLAPKIVFAIEGMVGNQMEPDRGGYTSAYVDANKPNRTYGGTDAVVAQLGGVWDALLGEGRRIWNVANSDSHFEIDAAGNSSGYYPGEYARNYVWQPKGSSGVSGLLDSLRAGRSFGVFGDLINALDFNAAADGDKVFMGQELVAASGKTVTLTIRFKSPSVNNYQRPVNSGNLGNMVPKVHHVDLIVGDVGTPAAPGTAAYNVATNASTRVLKRFTSADWKQSADGYYSVTTTVTASKSQYFRLRGTNLAEDVAGLTAGGEPLADQKITTTDNATRHDQINDRNYGSLWFYSNPIFLTVK, from the coding sequence GTGCCAGCTCGCTCCCTTCGTTTCCGTCTTGCGGCCGTGTCCTTCGCCTCGCTGCTGGCCCTGGCGGCCTGCGGCGGCAGCAGCAACGGGGATACGCCCGAGCAGGGCGCCTGGACCACCGGTGACCTGCATGTGCACACCGTGCAGTCCGATGACTCGCGCACCACCCAGACGCTGGACTTCGTGTTGGGCAAGGCCTTCACCACGTATGGGCTGGACTGGATGGCGGTGACCAACCACCTGCGGTCGTCCAAGTACGACAACAACGGCAACCTGCTGGCGGCACCGGTCGCCTTTGCCTACGGCATGGAGGCCTATGAGATGCCTCGCATCAAGGCGCTGCAGGCCGGCGGCACCTACGACAAGAAGCTGATCTTCTCCGGCTTTGAATGGGATGCCCCCGCCCACGACCACATCGGCATTGGCATCTTCGAAGGCAGCACCAGCCTCAGCTCGTCGGTGAGCGCCGTCAAGGAATTCCAATACGTCTTCACCACCGGCGATGAGTCATTGTTCAAAGCGGAAGACGTGACCCGTTGGAAGGCCAAGTATCCGCAGCGGGCCAACAGCACCGCCGCCGACACGATCAAGGGCATCACCTGGCTGAAGGACAACTATCCCGACACCAGCTATGCGCTGATCAACCATCCGTCGCGCAATCCCGGCAAATACACGATTGCGGATTTCCGGCAATTGAATGACCTCGCGCCGAAGATCGTGTTTGCCATCGAGGGCATGGTGGGCAACCAGATGGAGCCCGACCGCGGTGGCTACACCTCGGCGTATGTTGACGCCAACAAGCCCAACCGCACCTATGGCGGCACGGACGCTGTGGTGGCGCAACTGGGGGGCGTGTGGGACGCCTTGCTGGGAGAGGGGCGCCGCATCTGGAACGTGGCCAACTCCGACTCGCATTTCGAGATTGACGCCGCCGGCAACAGCAGCGGCTACTACCCCGGTGAATATGCCCGCAACTATGTGTGGCAGCCCAAGGGCAGCAGCGGCGTGAGCGGGCTGCTGGACAGCCTGCGCGCCGGGCGCAGCTTTGGCGTCTTCGGTGACCTCATCAATGCGCTGGACTTCAATGCGGCAGCAGACGGTGACAAGGTCTTCATGGGCCAGGAGTTGGTGGCTGCCTCGGGCAAGACGGTCACGCTGACCATCCGCTTCAAGAGCCCCTCTGTCAACAACTACCAGCGCCCGGTCAACAGCGGCAATCTGGGCAATATGGTGCCCAAGGTGCATCACGTCGACCTGATCGTGGGGGACGTGGGCACACCCGCCGCCCCAGGTACAGCGGCCTACAACGTGGCCACCAATGCCAGCACCCGGGTGCTCAAGCGCTTCACCAGCGCTGACTGGAAGCAGAGCGCCGATGGCTACTACTCCGTCACCACCACGGTGACCGCCAGCAAGAGCCAGTATTTCCGGCTGCGCGGCACCAATCTGGCGGAGGATGTGGCCGGCCTGACCGCAGGCGGGGAACCGCTGGCCGATCAGAAGATCACCACCACGGACAACGCCACGCGGCATGACCAGATCAATGACCGCAACTACGGCAGCCTTTGGTTCTACTCCAACCCGATCTTCCTGACGGTGAAGTGA
- a CDS encoding DUF2145 domain-containing protein: protein MSVEMLIAARRMATAAAWSLVAAWALALPGTAHAGRACEDAPLTAQQVRDAMALAQSTAEALDRSGAQVVLLARAGQNLEDYGLRWSHVGFVYRETDAKGASVWRVLHKLNECGTAQADLYRQGLAEFFMDRPFRMEGAFSVLKPALQEALLPVLKDNTRAATLHTPAYSMLAYPWALQYQQSNQWALETLASAAAPGEVFNRAQAQQWLKAAGYQPSDLRISAAKRLGARIGMAHVAFDDHPSARRYTGHIDTTTADTIFQWLSRSGWGAAPTVVDLPR from the coding sequence ATGAGCGTGGAGATGTTGATTGCGGCCCGTCGCATGGCGACCGCCGCCGCATGGAGCCTGGTGGCGGCATGGGCCCTGGCGCTGCCCGGCACCGCCCATGCCGGCCGAGCCTGCGAGGACGCCCCGCTCACCGCCCAGCAGGTGCGCGACGCCATGGCCCTGGCGCAGAGCACCGCCGAGGCGCTGGACAGGTCCGGCGCGCAGGTGGTGCTGTTGGCCCGCGCCGGCCAGAACCTGGAGGACTACGGCCTGCGCTGGTCACACGTCGGTTTTGTCTACCGCGAGACCGATGCCAAGGGCGCCTCCGTGTGGCGAGTGCTGCACAAGCTCAATGAATGCGGCACGGCGCAGGCGGATCTGTACCGCCAGGGCCTGGCGGAGTTTTTCATGGATCGGCCCTTTCGCATGGAAGGGGCGTTTTCGGTGCTCAAGCCCGCCCTGCAGGAAGCACTCCTGCCGGTGCTGAAGGACAACACCCGCGCGGCCACCCTGCACACACCGGCCTACAGCATGCTGGCCTATCCGTGGGCGCTGCAATACCAGCAGAGCAATCAATGGGCGCTGGAGACCCTGGCCTCGGCGGCTGCGCCGGGTGAGGTCTTCAATCGCGCGCAGGCCCAGCAATGGCTCAAGGCTGCGGGGTATCAACCCAGTGACCTGCGCATCTCGGCGGCCAAGCGCCTGGGTGCGCGCATCGGCATGGCCCATGTTGCGTTTGACGATCACCCGTCCGCACGACGCTACACCGGCCACATTGACACCACCACGGCGGACACCATCTTCCAGTGGCTCTCCCGCAGCGGTTGGGGCGCGGCGCCCACAGTGGTGGATCTGCCGCGCTGA
- a CDS encoding cupin domain-containing protein codes for MPEVANAANASDADLVSRLLLDMRLSGVLYRRSLLAPGQGLRFDNAQGRGQFHFAGQGPLWLCSPEGQWHGLRPGDAVLLPRGGTHVVATAKGLPNAQIQAFSLWRPPGASDPNLLVPQHPSDRTRLLFSACMGMDLGGLQPLVQSMPEVMHVGTLMECSPEIQPLLAAMERESAIERPGFAGVLARLADVVAALIVRAWVLDGCPGADGWVQALRDPRLGRALAVMHEAPGQPWTVASLAEVAGQSRSVFAQAFQSATCVTPLRYLTALRMRLALQRLGQNRQSVESVATELGYGSLAAFSRAFKRVTGQAPGAVRALAWPLQREGAGSTVSHLE; via the coding sequence TTGCCCGAAGTCGCCAATGCCGCCAATGCGTCGGATGCCGATCTGGTCTCCCGCTTGCTGCTGGACATGCGGCTTTCCGGCGTGCTGTACCGCCGCAGCCTGCTGGCACCGGGGCAGGGTCTTCGATTCGACAACGCTCAGGGTCGGGGGCAGTTTCACTTTGCGGGCCAAGGTCCGCTCTGGTTATGCAGTCCGGAGGGTCAATGGCACGGGCTGCGGCCCGGTGATGCCGTGTTGCTGCCTCGTGGGGGCACGCATGTCGTGGCCACGGCCAAAGGCCTGCCCAACGCGCAGATCCAGGCGTTCAGCCTTTGGAGGCCGCCCGGCGCTTCCGACCCCAATCTCCTCGTGCCCCAGCATCCCTCCGACAGAACCCGTCTGCTGTTCAGTGCCTGCATGGGCATGGATCTCGGGGGACTTCAGCCGCTGGTGCAATCCATGCCGGAGGTGATGCATGTCGGCACGCTGATGGAGTGCTCGCCGGAGATCCAGCCGCTGCTGGCGGCCATGGAGCGCGAATCGGCCATTGAGCGGCCCGGCTTTGCAGGGGTGTTGGCCCGGTTGGCCGATGTAGTGGCCGCGCTCATCGTGCGAGCCTGGGTGCTGGACGGCTGCCCAGGGGCCGACGGATGGGTTCAGGCGTTGAGGGACCCCAGGCTGGGAAGGGCGCTCGCGGTGATGCACGAGGCGCCCGGTCAGCCATGGACCGTCGCGTCCCTGGCCGAGGTGGCGGGACAGTCCAGGTCGGTGTTTGCGCAGGCCTTCCAATCGGCCACCTGCGTCACACCGCTGCGGTATCTGACGGCACTGCGGATGCGCCTGGCCCTGCAACGCCTGGGGCAGAACCGGCAATCAGTGGAATCGGTGGCGACGGAACTGGGGTATGGCTCTTTGGCCGCGTTCAGTCGCGCCTTCAAGCGGGTGACCGGTCAGGCTCCGGGAGCCGTGCGGGCGCTGGCGTGGCCACTCCAGCGTGAAGGTGCCGGTTCAACGGTGTCCCATCTTGAGTAG
- a CDS encoding alpha/beta fold hydrolase gives MRPATGSRLIRFTTGALISLVLAGLAPWAAAEERQLRVAAPDGVELAVQESGNPAGRPIVFIHGLLGSRINWTAQLKSPQLQRFRLITYDLRGHGLSDKPDNEAVYRDGKAWADDLAVVIQATGAQRPVLVGWSLGGVVISNYLATHGDSDLAGAVYVDGVIELKADQISPHPKVYAGLASQDLPTHLNAVRDFLRLCFQHQPDPSSFEQLLANAAMASWTMTRTVPSMTALAAEGLPKAQVPMLLIQGRHDALVMGKPSLARARELNPRVRTLTYENSGHAPFMEESARFNSDLLHFMKSAETFAPPSRHN, from the coding sequence ATGCGCCCAGCGACGGGGTCCCGCCTGATCAGGTTCACCACCGGTGCCCTGATCTCCTTGGTTCTGGCAGGCCTGGCACCCTGGGCCGCCGCCGAAGAACGACAACTGCGCGTCGCGGCCCCGGATGGGGTGGAACTCGCCGTGCAGGAATCCGGCAATCCGGCGGGACGCCCCATCGTGTTCATCCATGGCCTCCTGGGCAGCAGGATCAACTGGACCGCGCAACTGAAAAGCCCGCAACTGCAGCGCTTTCGGCTCATCACCTATGACCTGCGGGGGCACGGGCTGTCCGACAAGCCCGACAACGAAGCCGTCTATCGCGACGGCAAGGCTTGGGCCGATGATCTGGCGGTGGTGATCCAGGCCACAGGCGCCCAGCGCCCCGTGCTGGTGGGATGGTCCTTGGGCGGTGTGGTGATCTCCAACTATCTCGCCACGCATGGGGACAGTGACCTCGCAGGCGCGGTGTATGTCGATGGCGTGATCGAGCTCAAGGCGGATCAGATCAGCCCCCACCCCAAGGTGTATGCCGGTCTGGCGTCACAAGACCTCCCCACGCACCTCAACGCTGTGCGCGACTTCCTCCGGTTATGTTTTCAACATCAACCGGACCCGTCCAGCTTCGAGCAACTGTTGGCGAATGCCGCCATGGCGTCCTGGACCATGACCCGCACCGTGCCCTCGATGACTGCCCTGGCCGCCGAAGGATTGCCCAAGGCCCAGGTTCCCATGCTGCTGATCCAGGGCCGCCACGACGCGCTGGTGATGGGCAAGCCCAGCCTGGCTCGTGCCCGCGAACTCAACCCTCGGGTGCGGACCTTGACCTACGAAAACTCCGGTCATGCCCCGTTCATGGAAGAGTCCGCGCGCTTCAACAGCGACCTTCTGCACTTCATGAAGAGCGCGGAGACCTTCGCGCCCCCATCACGCCATAACTGA
- a CDS encoding patatin-like phospholipase family protein — MRYELPLTGLVLSGGGARAAYQVGALRAIARIRREQLTPQARRRNPFGVITGTSAGAINGTALACYADDFDEGVERLVEAWSQMHAEQVYRCDALHLAGNGIRWLAQLSMGWALRRWRPRSLLDNTPLSTLLRNLVPMHRLPLMLSRRYLHAVGVTASSYSNGHHVSFYQSRAPITPWVRMQRMAAPAELVHDHLLASSAIPFIFPATRLQHEGRGAWYGDGSMRQSAPLSPAIHLGAQQLLIIGAGRMHEPTIGDIDDARYPSLAQVAGHALSSIFLDALAVDIERMERINRTLAMLTPEMREQHSLRPVNALVIAPSERLDSIAARHIDALPKAVRLLLKSAGARQGHAGGAALASYLLFEPGYTQELMDLGERDALQQKDKLQAWLHPSELAQARDRRMASGLPGPEGINAAML, encoded by the coding sequence ATGAGGTATGAACTGCCGCTGACCGGGCTGGTGCTGAGTGGCGGCGGCGCCAGAGCCGCCTATCAAGTGGGCGCATTGCGCGCGATTGCCCGCATCCGGCGGGAGCAGCTGACGCCGCAAGCCCGGCGCCGCAACCCCTTCGGGGTCATCACCGGCACCTCGGCAGGCGCCATCAATGGCACCGCCCTGGCCTGTTACGCCGACGACTTCGATGAAGGCGTGGAACGGCTGGTCGAGGCCTGGTCCCAGATGCATGCCGAACAGGTGTACCGCTGTGATGCGCTGCATCTGGCGGGCAATGGCATCCGCTGGCTGGCCCAGTTGTCGATGGGCTGGGCGCTGCGGCGCTGGCGTCCGCGCTCGCTGCTGGACAACACGCCGCTCTCCACCCTGCTGCGAAACCTCGTGCCCATGCACCGTCTGCCGCTGATGCTGTCGCGCCGCTATCTGCACGCCGTCGGGGTGACGGCCTCCAGCTACAGCAACGGCCATCATGTGAGCTTCTATCAGAGCCGTGCGCCCATCACCCCGTGGGTGCGCATGCAGCGCATGGCCGCGCCTGCGGAGTTGGTACATGACCATCTGCTGGCTTCGTCCGCCATTCCATTCATTTTTCCGGCCACACGCCTCCAGCATGAAGGCCGGGGCGCCTGGTATGGGGACGGCTCCATGCGCCAGAGCGCCCCCCTCTCCCCGGCCATCCATCTGGGCGCCCAGCAGCTGCTGATCATCGGCGCCGGCCGCATGCATGAGCCCACGATCGGTGACATCGATGACGCGCGTTATCCCAGCCTGGCCCAGGTGGCCGGGCATGCGCTGTCCAGCATCTTCCTGGATGCCTTGGCGGTGGACATCGAACGGATGGAACGCATCAATCGCACCCTGGCCATGCTGACGCCCGAGATGCGCGAACAGCACTCCCTGCGCCCGGTCAATGCGCTGGTGATTGCCCCCAGCGAGCGGCTGGACTCCATTGCCGCCCGTCACATCGACGCCCTGCCCAAGGCGGTGCGGCTCTTGCTCAAGTCCGCCGGGGCACGCCAGGGCCATGCGGGCGGCGCGGCGCTGGCCAGCTACCTGCTGTTCGAGCCCGGCTACACCCAGGAACTGATGGACCTGGGCGAGCGCGATGCCCTGCAGCAAAAGGACAAGCTCCAGGCCTGGCTCCACCCGTCCGAGCTGGCGCAGGCACGGGACCGGCGCATGGCGTCAGGGCTGCCCGGCCCCGAAGGTATCAACGCGGCCATGCTTTGA
- a CDS encoding DUF3299 domain-containing protein, whose amino-acid sequence MSLRSFSIQQAVARGPVLLGLLAVGTLIGVVAAAPPLPATVAASASPSGASSKAGPSATYRDITWPNLMPMGWDPMKKFRSMNLGRMSDSSPAMGQMMLELREALDNAPLIDTFDGAAVRIPGYVVPLQNDKDGLKEFLLVPYFGACIHMPPPPANQIIWVKLLRGNKALHSMDAVWVQGQMHVERQSSEMGVSGYQMTDASADPYTGRPR is encoded by the coding sequence ATGAGCCTGCGGTCCTTTTCCATTCAACAAGCCGTTGCCCGCGGCCCGGTGCTGCTGGGGCTCCTGGCGGTCGGCACGCTGATCGGCGTGGTCGCTGCGGCGCCGCCGTTGCCGGCGACGGTCGCGGCCAGCGCCAGCCCATCCGGCGCCAGCAGCAAGGCAGGGCCCTCCGCAACCTACAGGGACATCACCTGGCCCAATCTGATGCCCATGGGCTGGGACCCGATGAAGAAGTTCCGCAGCATGAATCTGGGGCGGATGAGTGACAGCAGTCCAGCCATGGGCCAGATGATGCTGGAGCTGCGCGAAGCCCTGGACAACGCCCCGCTGATCGACACCTTCGACGGCGCCGCCGTGCGCATTCCCGGCTATGTGGTCCCGCTGCAAAACGACAAGGACGGGTTGAAGGAGTTTCTGCTGGTGCCCTATTTCGGCGCGTGCATCCACATGCCGCCGCCGCCCGCCAATCAGATCATCTGGGTGAAACTGTTGCGGGGCAACAAGGCGTTGCATTCAATGGACGCAGTGTGGGTCCAGGGCCAGATGCATGTGGAGCGGCAGTCGTCGGAAATGGGGGTGAGTGGCTACCAGATGACCGACGCCTCGGCCGACCCCTACACCGGGCGACCGCGTTGA